In Trichocoleus desertorum NBK24, the following are encoded in one genomic region:
- the mrdA gene encoding penicillin-binding protein 2 → MTLTQSHPVIQQPASRTVGRKYQSLAFMLVVSLFMLGGIGGRLAYLQLVEGDRNRQLAENNRIRLIPKQPERGKVLDRQGNILAGSRLSHSVFLWPLARKQSEWPATLRRLSQILRIPEAEIQKRLEQAGYTSPYLVRIARGVSPAQVTALAEYSSEMEGVEVDAEAVRYYPHGDLAAHVLGYTGEMSDEELDKRKDEGYRLGDVIGQMGVEAAYEKQLRGEWGGQQVEVDGMGQVVRILGEKQTQAGKDVRLTLDLKLQKAAETALGDRKGAIVAMDPNNGAILAMVSRPAFDPNLFSTRITDAQWQRLQSEDHPFVNRAVQGYPPASTFKIVTTTAAIESGKYSPDTVLNTYPSITVGGIEFGDWNRAGFGVLGFTGAMKWSSDTFFYQIAMGIGDQILIPWTRRYGFGQKTGIELPEEAAGLVPDDAWKRKELGEGWYLGDTVNMSIGQGFLQSTPLQVAVMFAVPANGGYKVKPHLLKDNEAARNWRESLNLKPETLEILQVGLREVVDGGTGEALDVQTLPPNAGKTGTAEDFGRESHTWYGGYAPLDKPKVLVVAFGENSGGGGGSLAAPIVRQVLEAYFNPNKTVNQAATVEPVLTD, encoded by the coding sequence ATGACTCTGACACAATCTCATCCCGTCATTCAACAACCCGCTTCGCGTACCGTTGGCCGAAAGTACCAATCCCTAGCTTTCATGCTGGTTGTCAGTTTATTCATGTTGGGTGGAATTGGTGGTCGCTTGGCTTATTTACAATTGGTTGAGGGGGACCGTAATCGCCAGTTAGCAGAAAATAATCGCATCCGGTTAATCCCTAAGCAACCAGAACGCGGCAAAGTTTTGGACCGACAGGGCAATATTTTGGCAGGTAGCCGCCTATCGCATTCGGTTTTTCTGTGGCCGTTAGCGCGTAAGCAGTCTGAGTGGCCTGCTACATTGCGGCGACTTTCTCAGATTTTGCGAATTCCCGAAGCTGAGATCCAAAAGCGCCTGGAACAAGCAGGTTATACCTCTCCCTACCTAGTGCGAATTGCTAGGGGGGTGAGTCCTGCCCAAGTCACAGCTTTAGCGGAGTATTCCAGCGAAATGGAGGGAGTAGAAGTGGATGCTGAAGCTGTCCGCTACTACCCTCATGGTGATTTGGCCGCTCATGTGTTGGGCTACACGGGAGAGATGAGCGATGAGGAGCTAGACAAGCGCAAGGATGAAGGATACCGTCTTGGCGATGTAATTGGCCAAATGGGGGTAGAAGCCGCCTACGAAAAACAACTACGGGGAGAATGGGGCGGTCAGCAAGTCGAAGTTGATGGCATGGGCCAAGTCGTCCGTATTTTGGGTGAGAAGCAAACCCAGGCTGGTAAGGATGTGCGCCTGACGTTGGATTTGAAGTTGCAAAAAGCGGCAGAAACCGCATTGGGCGATCGCAAAGGAGCGATCGTGGCGATGGACCCCAACAACGGCGCGATTTTAGCAATGGTGAGTCGCCCTGCCTTCGATCCCAATCTCTTCTCGACCCGGATTACGGATGCTCAGTGGCAACGGTTGCAGAGCGAAGACCACCCCTTTGTGAATCGAGCAGTGCAAGGCTATCCCCCGGCGAGCACCTTCAAAATTGTGACCACCACAGCCGCGATCGAGTCGGGTAAATATTCTCCTGATACCGTCCTCAACACCTACCCTTCCATCACCGTTGGGGGAATTGAGTTTGGTGACTGGAACCGAGCTGGTTTTGGCGTTTTAGGGTTTACAGGCGCTATGAAATGGAGTAGTGATACATTCTTCTACCAAATCGCGATGGGGATTGGTGACCAAATCCTCATTCCCTGGACTCGACGATATGGATTTGGCCAAAAAACGGGCATTGAGTTACCAGAAGAAGCGGCAGGTTTGGTGCCAGACGATGCTTGGAAACGCAAGGAATTAGGGGAGGGCTGGTACCTCGGTGACACAGTCAACATGTCTATTGGCCAGGGCTTTCTGCAATCTACGCCTTTGCAAGTGGCGGTGATGTTTGCGGTGCCTGCTAATGGTGGCTATAAGGTCAAGCCTCACCTCCTCAAGGACAATGAAGCTGCTCGCAACTGGCGCGAATCTCTAAATCTGAAACCTGAAACGCTTGAGATTTTGCAAGTAGGCTTACGAGAGGTAGTGGATGGTGGTACTGGCGAGGCCCTCGATGTCCAAACGCTGCCGCCAAACGCTGGCAAGACTGGCACTGCCGAGGATTTTGGCCGAGAATCTCACACTTGGTATGGGGGTTATGCTCCCTTGGATAAACCAAAAGTGCTAGTGGTGGCCTTTGGGGAAAACTCTGGTGGGGGTGGCGGCTCTCTTGCTGCTCCGATAGTACGACAAGTTTTAGAAGCTTACTTTAATCCTAATAAAACTGTAAATCAAGCAGCCACAGTGGAGCCAGTTTTGACGGATTAA
- a CDS encoding biotin transporter BioY — protein sequence MAAPIELLWAFIGLILTIGGTLVGASITSPPWSWENSGIQAYPLGVTCQIGAVLLASCLGGKNAGVLSQIAYLALGLAGFPVFTQGGGIGYVREPMFGYLLGFVPGAWICGLLAFKAPPRLESLTFSCLCGLLTVHLVGLFYLIFGYLFSWVNTSVPLLEAVLKYSYYALPGQLALTCAVTVLAFAIRHLMFY from the coding sequence GTGGCCGCTCCCATTGAACTGCTATGGGCCTTCATCGGCCTAATCCTAACAATTGGTGGAACCCTTGTGGGGGCATCGATTACCAGTCCACCTTGGAGTTGGGAAAACTCTGGCATTCAAGCTTATCCGTTAGGAGTTACTTGCCAGATTGGAGCGGTGTTGCTGGCTAGTTGTTTGGGGGGTAAAAATGCTGGAGTACTTTCCCAAATTGCTTACTTAGCATTGGGCTTGGCAGGATTTCCGGTTTTTACCCAAGGTGGTGGCATAGGCTATGTTCGCGAACCTATGTTTGGGTACTTGCTGGGGTTTGTGCCAGGAGCTTGGATCTGCGGCCTACTCGCCTTTAAGGCTCCCCCGCGTTTAGAGTCGTTGACGTTTAGTTGTCTTTGTGGCCTGCTAACCGTTCATTTAGTGGGGTTATTCTATTTGATTTTTGGCTATCTCTTTAGCTGGGTCAATACGAGTGTGCCGTTGCTAGAAGCAGTGCTGAAATACTCCTATTATGCTCTCCCAGGTCAATTGGCTCTCACCTGTGCCGTCACGGTTCTAGCCTTTGCAATTCGGCATCTGATGTTTTATTGA
- the lspA gene encoding signal peptidase II, with protein sequence MNWKNRLFWLTALISLVLDRVTKYWVVTQFDLTIPPESWPLWPNVFHFTYVTNTGAAFSLFSQGGDWLRWLSLGVSLVLVALGLFGPKMNRWEQAGYGCILGGAAGNGIDRFLNGRVVDFLDFRLINFPVFNMADVFINVGIVCLLIATFRQDSSQPDSHPDSPRK encoded by the coding sequence ATGAATTGGAAGAATCGTTTGTTTTGGCTCACGGCTCTCATCAGCTTAGTGTTAGACCGCGTCACTAAATATTGGGTTGTGACTCAGTTTGACCTCACGATACCGCCGGAGTCTTGGCCGCTATGGCCTAATGTCTTTCACTTTACCTATGTAACCAACACGGGTGCTGCTTTTAGCTTATTTAGTCAAGGAGGCGACTGGCTACGCTGGTTGTCTCTGGGTGTTAGCCTTGTTTTGGTGGCACTGGGTTTGTTTGGACCTAAGATGAATCGGTGGGAGCAGGCTGGCTATGGCTGTATTTTAGGGGGTGCGGCTGGCAACGGCATTGATCGATTTCTGAACGGTCGAGTCGTGGATTTTTTGGATTTTCGTTTAATTAATTTTCCGGTCTTCAATATGGCCGATGTGTTTATTAATGTTGGGATTGTTTGTTTGTTGATTGCTACTTTTAGACAAGATTCTTCCCAACCAGACTCTCATCCTGATTCTCCCCGAAAATAG
- a CDS encoding transglycosylase domain-containing protein codes for MTPPQPPRQSKTLLGNLTQAVQTIQAKIDFSKLALNPNARVPELWVQDAGADKAETYPLLGDRYLLGRSSKSCDIVVRNPVVSQIHLSLIRDRQQQTPFVIKDENSTNGVYRGKRRITTSTLYHGDVLTLGPPELAAAVRIQYHNPPPWYVKAFRYGLYGVSGLTAITALLVGVEWTKFSVRPLPSSVQGPVIVYARDRQTPLSPPLNQAHLELKRLSDFSPYLPKAVIASEDSRFYWHLGVDPIGILRALVTNVRGGGIREGASTITQQVARSLFRDYVGTQDSAGRKLREAIVAFKLEMVYSKDAVLKTYLNRVYLGNGNFGFEDAAQFYFGKSAKDLTLSEAATLAGILPAPNSFNPIRDYQAAVEYRDRVINRMAAMGMVSLEEAQRARRSRIEINPKAREILESIRAPYFYGYVFDELQTLLGQQLAEEGNFIVETNLDLQMQTLAETALRNSVANAGATYNFSQGAIVTLDSTNGSILALVGGIDYQQSQFNRATQALRQPGSTFKIFAYTAALEQGISPGKPYSCAPLDWGGQSFNGCVAGGGSLDMYSGLAGSENPIALRIAQDAGLDKVVQTARRMGIQSNLNPVPGLILGQSEVTPLEMTGAFSVLADRGVRHRPHAIQRILDSSDCQDRNNLQTCRVIYSYEQDSEANVPALSPEVADTMTGLLQGVIQGGTGRSAALGLGEAGKTGTTNDNVDLWFVGYIPNRSLVTGIWLGNDNNDPTTGSSGQAAELWGEYMGQVVR; via the coding sequence ATGACTCCTCCCCAGCCGCCTCGCCAATCTAAAACTCTGTTGGGCAACTTAACCCAAGCAGTGCAGACCATTCAAGCCAAAATTGACTTCTCGAAGCTGGCATTAAATCCGAATGCGAGGGTGCCAGAGCTTTGGGTGCAAGATGCGGGAGCGGATAAGGCAGAAACTTATCCGCTATTGGGCGATCGCTACCTGTTGGGACGGAGTTCTAAGTCTTGTGACATTGTGGTGCGCAATCCAGTGGTGAGCCAGATTCATCTCTCCTTGATTCGCGATCGCCAGCAGCAAACTCCCTTTGTGATCAAGGATGAGAACTCAACCAACGGTGTCTATCGAGGCAAGCGCCGTATCACCACTTCGACGTTGTATCACGGTGATGTCTTGACGCTGGGGCCGCCGGAGTTGGCAGCAGCCGTTCGGATTCAGTATCACAACCCGCCACCGTGGTATGTTAAAGCGTTTCGTTATGGTCTCTATGGGGTGAGTGGTCTGACAGCGATCACAGCCTTATTGGTTGGCGTTGAGTGGACTAAGTTTTCGGTGCGTCCCTTACCCAGCTCTGTTCAAGGGCCAGTCATCGTCTATGCTCGCGATCGCCAAACTCCCTTGAGTCCTCCTCTAAATCAGGCTCACTTGGAGCTAAAAAGACTTTCAGATTTCTCTCCTTATTTACCCAAAGCTGTAATCGCCTCGGAAGATAGTCGATTTTATTGGCATTTAGGCGTTGATCCAATTGGCATATTAAGGGCCTTAGTCACCAATGTGCGAGGTGGCGGGATTCGGGAAGGAGCCAGCACTATTACTCAGCAGGTGGCTCGTAGCTTGTTCCGGGACTATGTAGGTACTCAAGACTCCGCTGGACGCAAACTCCGGGAAGCGATCGTAGCGTTCAAGCTGGAAATGGTCTACAGCAAGGACGCGGTGCTGAAGACTTACTTGAATCGGGTGTATTTGGGCAATGGTAATTTTGGCTTCGAAGATGCGGCTCAATTCTACTTTGGGAAGTCGGCTAAAGATTTAACTCTCTCAGAAGCGGCAACCCTAGCAGGTATTTTGCCTGCCCCCAATAGTTTTAACCCGATCCGCGATTACCAAGCGGCAGTGGAGTACCGCGATCGCGTCATCAATCGGATGGCGGCAATGGGGATGGTGAGCTTAGAGGAGGCTCAACGAGCAAGGCGATCGCGGATTGAGATTAACCCCAAAGCCAGAGAAATTCTAGAGAGCATTCGGGCTCCTTACTTCTACGGCTACGTGTTTGATGAGCTACAAACTTTGCTGGGGCAGCAACTCGCGGAAGAAGGCAACTTTATTGTTGAAACTAACCTTGATCTGCAAATGCAGACCTTGGCAGAAACTGCTCTGCGAAACTCAGTAGCTAACGCAGGCGCAACCTACAATTTCTCTCAAGGGGCGATCGTCACCCTAGACTCCACAAATGGCTCTATCCTGGCTTTAGTGGGTGGAATCGATTATCAGCAAAGCCAATTCAATCGTGCCACTCAAGCACTACGCCAACCTGGCTCAACCTTCAAAATTTTTGCTTACACCGCAGCTCTAGAGCAAGGAATTTCGCCGGGAAAGCCTTATTCTTGCGCCCCTCTAGATTGGGGTGGCCAATCGTTTAATGGGTGTGTAGCTGGGGGTGGCAGTTTGGACATGTATAGCGGTCTTGCTGGCTCCGAAAACCCAATCGCCCTTAGAATTGCTCAGGATGCTGGCCTTGACAAGGTTGTGCAAACCGCCCGACGCATGGGAATCCAGTCCAATCTCAATCCTGTGCCAGGATTAATCCTGGGCCAAAGTGAAGTCACACCTTTGGAAATGACAGGTGCTTTTAGCGTGTTGGCCGATCGCGGAGTGCGCCATCGGCCCCATGCCATTCAGCGCATTCTAGACAGCAGTGATTGTCAGGATCGCAATAACTTGCAAACCTGTCGAGTCATTTATTCCTACGAACAAGATTCAGAAGCCAATGTCCCGGCGTTGTCGCCAGAAGTCGCAGATACCATGACAGGGCTGTTACAAGGAGTGATCCAAGGTGGTACGGGACGCAGCGCTGCTTTAGGGTTGGGAGAAGCTGGAAAAACCGGAACCACCAACGATAACGTTGATCTCTGGTTTGTGGGCTATATTCCCAACCGCTCTCTAGTGACTGGGATTTGGTTGGGAAATGACAACAATGATCCCACAACGGGTAGTAGTGGGCAGGCTGCTGAGTTATGGGGTGAGTACATGGGCCAGGTTGTTCGCTAA
- a CDS encoding DUF1825 family protein yields MGFFDSEIVQQEAKQLFEDYQSLVQLGSGYGKFDREGKKLFIEQMESMMERYRIFMKRFELSEDFMAQMTVQQLQTQLGQFGMTPQQMFDQMHLTLERMKAEVEKPS; encoded by the coding sequence ATGGGATTTTTTGACTCAGAAATTGTTCAGCAAGAAGCCAAGCAGTTGTTCGAAGATTATCAATCCCTAGTGCAACTGGGAAGCGGCTACGGCAAATTTGACCGCGAGGGTAAAAAGCTCTTCATTGAGCAAATGGAATCGATGATGGAGCGCTATCGCATTTTCATGAAGCGCTTTGAGTTGTCAGAAGATTTCATGGCTCAAATGACTGTTCAACAGTTGCAAACTCAGTTGGGCCAGTTTGGCATGACACCCCAACAAATGTTTGATCAAATGCACCTCACCTTGGAGCGCATGAAGGCTGAGGTCGAGAAACCATCTTAA